One part of the Micrococcales bacterium genome encodes these proteins:
- a CDS encoding dihydrofolate reductase family protein — translation MRPLRYSINITLDGCCDHRTVIPDEQLHVRAMEKLVQADALIFGRVTYQMMEQAWRLPQQSPMPTWTDPFARTIDAAKKYVVSSTLNSVDWNAELIRGDLRSAIVDLKREPGEGLYVGGVMLPMALAEMGLIDEYEFVVHPVLVGHGPSLFAGLSKRVDLKPVGRLDYDSGAVALRYVPAT, via the coding sequence ATGCGGCCCCTTCGGTACTCCATCAACATCACCCTCGACGGATGCTGTGACCACCGCACGGTCATCCCCGATGAGCAGTTGCACGTCCGTGCGATGGAGAAGCTCGTGCAGGCCGACGCGCTGATCTTCGGCAGGGTGACCTACCAGATGATGGAGCAGGCTTGGCGCCTCCCGCAGCAGAGTCCAATGCCGACATGGACGGACCCCTTCGCCCGTACGATCGACGCCGCGAAGAAGTACGTCGTGTCGAGCACCTTGAACAGCGTCGACTGGAACGCCGAACTCATCCGAGGCGACCTGCGCAGTGCCATCGTCGATCTCAAGCGGGAGCCCGGTGAGGGACTGTACGTGGGCGGGGTGATGCTGCCGATGGCATTGGCGGAAATGGGGTTGATCGATGAGTACGAGTTCGTGGTGCATCCCGTGCTTGTGGGGCATGGTCCGTCCTTGTTCGCCGGGCTGTCGAAGCGTGTGGATCTGAAGCCGGTGGGCAGGCTGGACTACGACTCAGGAGCTGTGGCGCTGCGGTACGTGCCCGCGACCTGA
- a CDS encoding alpha/beta hydrolase has protein sequence MTGRGMPTMAGSALLACAIVTGGLVAPAAAELRAGEAVATTTLHGHKVGAFAKRVVIPGGRKMFLRCRGTGSPTVVLEAGTGDLGAIWSMAPLGPGRAVFPAVARFTRVCTYDRPGTYLLPNRRSRSDPVAMPRSARDIVGDLRTLLRSADVPGPYVLVGHSYGGMVARLYATTYPRATAGLVSVDAQNEDFVAAYKDFLTPEQYLAAVLNPGPPPGLEDYSALERLSLETSAAQVQQAQADTPLRRMPVVVLSHSRDLPNPFGFPPDWPVAELERAFQDSQDMLAELVPGARHVVATKSGHYIQLEQPRLVTRAIREVVRAARSR, from the coding sequence GTGACCGGGCGCGGGATGCCCACAATGGCCGGATCGGCGTTGCTGGCGTGCGCAATCGTGACAGGCGGACTGGTGGCGCCGGCAGCCGCCGAACTGCGCGCCGGTGAGGCCGTGGCAACGACGACCCTGCACGGCCACAAGGTCGGTGCCTTCGCCAAACGGGTCGTGATCCCGGGTGGGCGCAAGATGTTCCTGCGCTGCCGCGGCACTGGGAGCCCCACGGTGGTGCTGGAGGCTGGCACCGGTGACCTCGGAGCGATCTGGAGCATGGCGCCCCTCGGGCCGGGTCGAGCGGTGTTCCCCGCGGTCGCCCGGTTCACCCGCGTGTGCACGTACGACCGCCCAGGCACGTACCTGCTGCCCAACCGGCGCAGTCGCAGCGACCCGGTCGCGATGCCGCGCAGCGCGCGTGACATCGTCGGCGATCTGCGCACGCTGCTGCGCTCCGCCGATGTGCCAGGACCATACGTGCTGGTCGGGCATTCGTACGGCGGTATGGTCGCCCGCCTCTACGCGACCACCTATCCACGCGCAACTGCCGGCCTGGTGTCGGTCGATGCCCAGAACGAGGACTTCGTCGCCGCGTACAAGGACTTCCTGACGCCCGAGCAGTACTTGGCCGCTGTGCTGAACCCCGGGCCGCCGCCCGGCCTCGAGGACTACTCAGCACTTGAGCGACTCAGCCTCGAGACCAGCGCCGCACAGGTACAGCAGGCGCAGGCGGACACCCCGCTGCGGCGGATGCCGGTCGTGGTTCTGTCCCACTCCCGGGATCTTCCGAACCCGTTCGGGTTCCCACCTGACTGGCCCGTCGCTGAACTGGAGCGCGCGTTCCAGGACTCCCAGGACATGCTGGCCGAACTCGTCCCGGGCGCCCGCCACGTGGTCGCGACCAAGAGCGGGCACTACATCCAGCTCGAGCAACCACGGCTGGTGACCCGCGCCATCCGCGAGGTGGTCCGGGCTGCCCGCAGCCGCTGA
- a CDS encoding M23 family metallopeptidase: protein MVTRGVLSALVALTVGAGLVAGPALGEADLSVTRSAQKFTPVIQKVQAQPRWFEGDDGRVHLQYEVLLMNASPLAVEVNSVEVLDGGGHLVRRLSGKALESAMGWADATTTRMLESHAVVPVWIDLTFRRRSSLPTRVKQRLTVSLPEGLPVGPKVTDTSKSVEVAPNAARVIAPPLRGKRWVAIVGGHRRALQPVNGRLELGQRFAVDFSAQLDRSGVSGRGNPSRNSSYFNYGQPLLAVGDGTVVAAVDRYPDQIPNAPEPVSLAAADGNHVIIRLARGVYAAYAHIKPGTVRVRPGQRIKAGQVLGRLGNSGATTGPHLHFQLMSRPSLLDADGLPFVVHRFRFDGRAPSLEAFIDADREGTPVLFDRSGAGDRRDQGFTGLDVVSFR, encoded by the coding sequence ATGGTCACCCGCGGCGTCCTGAGCGCGCTTGTCGCTCTGACGGTGGGCGCGGGGCTCGTGGCAGGACCCGCCCTTGGTGAGGCGGACCTCTCCGTGACCCGTAGTGCCCAGAAGTTCACCCCGGTGATCCAGAAGGTGCAGGCACAGCCACGCTGGTTCGAGGGCGACGACGGACGCGTCCATCTTCAGTACGAAGTCCTGCTGATGAATGCCAGCCCGCTGGCCGTTGAGGTGAACTCGGTCGAGGTGCTCGACGGCGGCGGCCACCTTGTGCGGCGGCTGTCCGGAAAGGCACTGGAATCCGCGATGGGATGGGCGGACGCCACGACCACTCGGATGCTGGAGTCACACGCAGTCGTGCCGGTCTGGATCGATCTGACGTTTCGCAGGCGCAGTTCGCTTCCCACACGCGTGAAGCAGCGCCTTACGGTGTCCCTTCCGGAGGGTCTGCCTGTGGGCCCCAAGGTGACGGACACCTCGAAGAGCGTCGAGGTCGCACCAAATGCGGCGAGGGTCATCGCACCGCCGCTGCGCGGGAAGAGGTGGGTAGCGATCGTCGGCGGCCACCGGCGGGCCTTGCAGCCGGTCAACGGCCGTCTGGAACTGGGTCAGCGATTCGCCGTCGACTTCTCGGCCCAACTCGATCGCAGCGGCGTCTCGGGGCGCGGCAACCCCTCGCGCAACTCCAGTTACTTCAACTACGGTCAGCCCCTCCTGGCCGTCGGTGACGGGACGGTCGTGGCGGCCGTCGATCGCTATCCCGACCAGATCCCGAATGCTCCGGAACCCGTCAGCTTGGCGGCGGCAGACGGCAACCACGTGATCATCAGACTCGCTCGCGGCGTGTACGCGGCGTATGCCCACATCAAGCCGGGGACAGTGCGGGTGCGTCCCGGCCAACGGATCAAGGCGGGGCAGGTCCTGGGAAGGCTCGGGAACTCCGGTGCCACGACCGGCCCCCACCTGCATTTCCAGTTGATGAGTCGGCCGTCCCTGCTCGACGCGGATGGGTTGCCGTTCGTCGTGCACCGGTTCCGTTTCGACGGACGGGCACCTTCTCTGGAGGCGTTCATCGACGCCGACCGGGAGGGTACGCCGGTACTGTTCGATCGATCAGGGGCGGGCGATCGCCGTGATCAGGGCTTCACCGGACTCGACGTCGTGTCCTTCCGCTGA
- a CDS encoding alpha/beta fold hydrolase, with the protein MAATLIGGVAAGSVPDSPSPAMSITWRSCGERLECARIRVPLDWDRPRGRTISLKVIRHLASRPDQRLGSMFINPGGPGSSGVGLVKGAGDDLDGWGDGRFDVVSWDPRGTNASTPVRCFRNERSAARFWAGVSIPTTTAQSRSFRRKTASLARRCGQVSGWLLPHISTADTARDLDHLRGLVGDRELTYVGLSYGTFLGQTYANMYPGRVRAMLLDGIVDPVPYVRNAEARAASSVSGADEVFAKFLDLCRRAGPDRCALAGRARPPAKLVHRLFQRARRSPVPAPDASPPGVLSEGDLLLSQFEPLRNPALWPANAAALSAALSGDASALHIGASPFLTPAGWAGASTSAAIQCADAPASKGLGAWPQVIGRLNRISHMQGRVNGWWLWAPCAAWPVAGQDNYRGPWNASTKNPILLIGTRYDPNTPYHNAVRAQRRLGNAVLLTHDGYGHVSYQDLSECVERARVEYLVDLITPQPGSVCTPDQRPFASSG; encoded by the coding sequence GTGGCCGCGACTCTGATCGGTGGTGTTGCGGCCGGCAGCGTGCCGGACTCGCCGTCTCCAGCGATGTCCATCACTTGGCGCAGTTGCGGGGAGCGACTTGAATGCGCCCGGATTCGCGTTCCGCTGGACTGGGATCGGCCCCGTGGACGCACGATCAGCCTGAAGGTAATCCGCCATCTCGCCAGCCGTCCCGACCAGCGACTCGGCTCGATGTTCATCAACCCGGGTGGGCCGGGGAGTTCGGGCGTCGGACTGGTGAAGGGCGCGGGCGACGATCTGGACGGCTGGGGGGATGGCCGGTTCGACGTGGTCAGCTGGGATCCCCGCGGCACCAACGCCAGCACGCCGGTGCGCTGCTTCCGCAACGAGAGGAGCGCGGCGAGGTTCTGGGCAGGTGTTTCCATCCCCACGACCACGGCGCAGTCCCGGTCGTTCCGGCGCAAGACCGCCTCGCTGGCGCGCCGGTGCGGACAGGTCAGTGGTTGGCTGCTGCCCCACATCTCGACTGCGGACACCGCGCGTGATCTCGACCACCTCCGTGGCCTAGTCGGCGATCGTGAACTGACCTACGTGGGACTTTCCTACGGCACCTTCTTGGGGCAGACCTACGCCAACATGTATCCGGGGAGGGTCAGGGCGATGCTGCTCGACGGCATTGTCGACCCCGTGCCGTACGTCCGCAACGCGGAGGCGCGTGCCGCGAGCAGTGTGAGCGGAGCCGATGAGGTCTTCGCGAAGTTCCTCGACCTGTGTCGGCGAGCCGGTCCTGACCGCTGTGCGCTCGCAGGTAGGGCCCGCCCGCCTGCGAAGCTCGTGCACCGACTGTTCCAGCGGGCACGGCGCTCACCGGTTCCGGCCCCCGACGCCAGCCCGCCCGGGGTTCTGAGTGAGGGCGACCTGTTGCTGTCGCAGTTCGAACCGCTGCGCAATCCGGCCCTGTGGCCTGCGAACGCGGCGGCGCTGAGCGCGGCGCTGAGCGGCGACGCGTCAGCCCTCCACATCGGAGCCAGCCCGTTCCTCACTCCTGCAGGCTGGGCAGGCGCGTCAACGTCCGCGGCGATCCAGTGCGCCGATGCCCCGGCGAGCAAGGGGTTGGGGGCGTGGCCGCAGGTGATCGGACGCCTCAACCGGATCAGCCACATGCAGGGCAGGGTGAACGGCTGGTGGCTCTGGGCGCCCTGCGCTGCATGGCCGGTTGCCGGACAGGACAACTACCGCGGGCCGTGGAACGCCTCGACCAAGAACCCCATCCTGCTGATCGGCACCCGGTACGACCCCAATACGCCCTACCACAACGCGGTGCGTGCCCAGCGCCGTCTGGGTAATGCCGTGTTGCTCACACATGACGGCTACGGCCACGTCAGCTATCAGGATTTGAGCGAGTGCGTCGAGCGGGCGCGCGTGGAGTATCTGGTGGATCTGATCACGCCGCAGCCGGGCTCGGTGTGCACGCCGGACCAGCGGCCTTTCGCATCTTCCGGCTAG